The following are encoded together in the Streptomyces flavofungini genome:
- a CDS encoding molybdopterin-dependent oxidoreductase, producing MRDAPPPSRRTRLRTALREASAKIEEHAPSAPGFWRSPLRGTWFTAVLGTVLLFGMTLLFVTGLLSYAAYNPGLAPVNDKTPDKGLLGLYLFAWPTDPHWLYRLTQGLHVTVGITLIPVLLAKLWSVLPRLFALPPARSLGHALERLSLLLLVGGALFVFATGVLNVQLEYVFPGSFYPLHFYGAWVFFAAFVAHAALKLPQTVRVLRAGGLRERLRTHEGRGADGAREGGASGGSGRGPEDAAGLASPRPAEPTVSRRGALGLVGGGSLLLFATTAGQSFDGWPRATALFAPHGGAEPGRGPGAFQINKTARSVGVGPDRTGASWRLVVAGPGRTLRLTRADLLDLAQHTADLPIACVEGWSTSDQAWSGVRLRDLAALAGYEDHAPGVLVESLQLRGAFRKAALRDNQVRDPRSLLALRVNGADLTPDHGYPARVIVPAAPGVLNTKWVSRLTFGEL from the coding sequence ATGCGTGACGCACCCCCACCTTCCCGCAGGACCCGCCTTCGGACCGCGCTCCGAGAAGCGTCGGCGAAGATCGAGGAGCACGCGCCGTCGGCGCCCGGCTTCTGGCGCAGCCCGCTGCGCGGGACGTGGTTCACCGCCGTGCTCGGCACGGTGCTCCTGTTCGGGATGACCCTCCTGTTCGTCACCGGCCTGCTGTCCTACGCCGCGTACAACCCCGGCCTCGCGCCGGTCAACGACAAGACACCCGACAAGGGCCTGCTCGGTCTCTACCTCTTCGCCTGGCCCACCGACCCGCACTGGCTGTACCGGCTCACCCAGGGCCTGCACGTCACCGTCGGGATCACCCTGATCCCGGTGCTCCTCGCCAAGCTGTGGTCGGTGCTCCCCAGGCTCTTCGCGCTGCCGCCCGCGCGGTCCCTCGGCCACGCCCTGGAACGGCTCTCGCTGCTGCTGCTCGTGGGCGGCGCGCTCTTCGTGTTCGCGACCGGCGTCCTCAACGTCCAGCTGGAGTACGTCTTCCCCGGATCGTTCTACCCGCTGCACTTCTACGGCGCGTGGGTGTTCTTCGCCGCCTTCGTCGCGCACGCCGCGCTGAAGCTGCCGCAGACGGTGCGGGTGCTGCGCGCGGGCGGGCTGCGCGAGCGGCTGCGTACGCACGAGGGGCGCGGGGCGGACGGGGCCCGCGAGGGCGGGGCGAGCGGGGGTTCCGGGCGTGGGCCCGAGGACGCGGCCGGGCTCGCCTCGCCCCGGCCCGCCGAGCCCACCGTGTCCCGGCGCGGCGCGCTCGGCCTCGTCGGCGGTGGCTCGCTGCTGCTGTTCGCGACGACGGCGGGACAGAGCTTCGACGGATGGCCGCGCGCCACCGCGCTGTTCGCCCCGCACGGCGGCGCCGAACCGGGCCGGGGGCCCGGCGCCTTCCAGATCAACAAGACCGCCCGCTCCGTCGGCGTCGGCCCCGACCGCACCGGCGCGTCCTGGCGGCTCGTCGTCGCGGGCCCCGGCCGCACCCTGCGCCTGACCCGCGCCGACCTGCTCGACCTCGCCCAGCACACCGCCGACCTGCCCATCGCCTGCGTCGAGGGCTGGTCGACCTCCGACCAGGCGTGGAGCGGCGTACGGCTGCGGGACCTCGCCGCGCTCGCCGGGTACGAGGACCACGCGCCCGGCGTCCTCGTGGAATCCCTCCAGCTCCGGGGCGCCTTCCGCAAGGCGGCCCTGCGCGACAACCAGGTGCGCGACCCCCGCTCCCTGCTCGCGCTGCGCGTCAACGGCGCCGACCTGACGCCGGACCACGGCTACCCGGCCCGCGTCATCGTGCCCGCCGCGCCCGGCGTACTGAACACCAAATGGGTGTCCCGGCTGACCTTCGGAGAACTGTGA
- a CDS encoding TIGR04282 family arsenosugar biosynthesis glycosyltransferase produces the protein MTSDLTPPGAAATPRTAPGLAPARTLGLTLLIIAKAPVPGRVKTRLTPPYTPEEAARLAEAALVDTLRVALAVPARRRVLVLDGVPGGWLPDGVEVVPQCAGGLDERLADAFGVCAGPALLLGMDTPQVSPELLAPALAVDAWRTADAWFGPAADGGFWALGLAAPDPGLLRGVPMSTPTTGAVQRARLTAAGLRVRDLPVLRDVDTAADAAAVAAAAPGTRFAGELARLAGAGRR, from the coding sequence ATGACATCCGACCTGACCCCGCCCGGCGCGGCCGCGACGCCCCGCACCGCCCCCGGCCTCGCGCCCGCCCGCACCCTCGGCCTCACCCTCCTGATCATCGCCAAGGCCCCCGTGCCCGGCCGGGTGAAGACCCGGCTCACCCCGCCCTACACGCCCGAGGAGGCCGCCCGGCTCGCCGAGGCCGCCCTGGTGGACACCCTGCGCGTCGCGCTCGCCGTACCCGCGCGGCGGCGTGTGCTCGTCCTCGACGGGGTGCCCGGGGGCTGGCTCCCGGACGGCGTCGAGGTGGTGCCGCAGTGCGCGGGCGGCCTCGACGAACGGCTCGCCGACGCGTTCGGCGTCTGTGCGGGGCCCGCCCTGCTCCTCGGCATGGACACCCCGCAGGTCTCCCCCGAACTGCTCGCGCCCGCGCTCGCGGTGGACGCCTGGCGCACCGCCGACGCGTGGTTCGGCCCGGCGGCGGACGGCGGGTTCTGGGCCCTTGGCCTGGCCGCGCCCGATCCCGGGCTGCTCCGGGGCGTGCCGATGTCCACGCCGACGACGGGCGCCGTCCAGCGGGCCCGCCTCACCGCCGCGGGCCTGCGCGTGCGCGACCTACCGGTGCTGCGGGACGTCGACACGGCGGCCGACGCGGCGGCGGTCGCGGCGGCCGCTCCGGGCACCCGGTTCGCGGGGGAGCTCGCCCGCCTGGCCGGGGCCGGGCGCCGATGA
- a CDS encoding glycosyltransferase family 2 protein, producing the protein MGPFPDRAAPPPPAPADIVLPCLDEAAALPWVLARVPAGWRAIVVDNGSTDGSAELARSLGATVVREPRRGFGAACHAGLTAADAAVVCFCDCDASMDPRELEPFVREVAAGRADLVLGRRRPQARGAWPAHARAGNLALARMLRRRTGLHLHDLGPLRAARRADLLGLALTDRRSGYPLQMVMRAADAGWRIEERDVPYLPRAGKSKVTGTWRGTWQAVRDMRDVLAEPPGTGARPTREGSTR; encoded by the coding sequence CTGGGCCCCTTCCCGGACCGGGCCGCACCGCCCCCGCCCGCCCCGGCCGACATCGTCCTGCCCTGCCTCGACGAGGCCGCCGCACTGCCGTGGGTGCTCGCGCGCGTCCCCGCGGGCTGGCGCGCCATCGTCGTGGACAACGGTTCCACGGACGGCTCCGCGGAATTGGCGCGCTCGCTCGGCGCGACCGTCGTCCGCGAGCCGCGGCGCGGGTTCGGAGCCGCCTGCCACGCGGGGCTCACCGCGGCGGACGCGGCCGTGGTCTGCTTCTGCGACTGCGACGCGTCCATGGATCCGCGCGAGCTCGAACCGTTCGTACGCGAGGTGGCCGCGGGCCGCGCCGATCTCGTCCTCGGCCGCAGGCGCCCCCAGGCACGCGGCGCCTGGCCCGCCCACGCACGCGCGGGCAACCTCGCGCTCGCCCGGATGCTGCGCCGCCGCACCGGCCTGCACCTGCACGACCTGGGCCCGCTGCGGGCGGCCCGCCGAGCGGACCTGCTCGGCCTGGCCCTGACGGACCGGCGCAGCGGCTATCCGCTGCAGATGGTCATGCGGGCCGCGGACGCGGGCTGGCGGATCGAGGAGCGGGACGTCCCCTATCTGCCGCGCGCGGGCAAGTCGAAGGTCACCGGTACGTGGCGGGGCACCTGGCAGGCGGTGCGCGACATGCGCGACGTACTGGCCGAGCCACCGGGCACGGGAGCGCGGCCGACGCGGGAGGGCTCGACGCGATGA
- a CDS encoding response regulator transcription factor: MDTPPSRPGAREPAAVGAGSGQGRGARVLVVDDDRTVAEVVTGYLNRAGYEVEQAEDGPVALERAAARRPDLVVLDLMLPGMDGLEVCRRLREQGPVPVIMLTARGDEDDRILGLEVGADDYVTKPFSPRELVLRVESVLRRSRASAPGPHPGGSLLRVAGLGLDPKARRATKNGTELALTVREFDLLAFFLRHPGRAFGREELMREVWGWDFGDLSTVTVHVRRLRGKVEDDPAAPRLIQTVWGVGYRLDGGDPGAGAVPGADAGATPKPPAPSAHAVTTPHPHSGEATPQP; encoded by the coding sequence ATGGACACACCACCCTCGCGGCCCGGCGCCCGCGAGCCCGCAGCCGTCGGCGCCGGATCAGGCCAGGGGCGCGGCGCCCGCGTCCTCGTCGTGGACGACGACCGCACCGTCGCCGAGGTCGTCACCGGCTATCTGAACCGCGCCGGGTACGAGGTGGAGCAGGCGGAGGACGGACCGGTCGCGCTGGAGCGCGCCGCCGCCCGCCGGCCCGACCTCGTCGTGCTCGACCTGATGCTGCCCGGCATGGACGGCCTGGAGGTCTGCCGCAGGCTCCGGGAACAGGGGCCCGTGCCCGTGATCATGCTGACGGCGCGGGGTGACGAGGACGACCGGATCCTGGGCCTCGAGGTGGGCGCCGACGACTACGTCACCAAGCCGTTCAGCCCGCGCGAGCTGGTGCTGCGCGTGGAGTCCGTGCTGCGCCGCAGCCGGGCGTCCGCGCCCGGCCCGCACCCCGGCGGCTCGCTGCTGCGCGTAGCGGGCCTCGGCCTCGACCCCAAGGCCCGCCGCGCCACCAAGAACGGCACCGAACTCGCGCTGACGGTCCGGGAGTTCGACCTCCTCGCGTTCTTCCTGCGCCACCCCGGGCGGGCCTTCGGCCGGGAGGAGCTGATGCGGGAGGTGTGGGGCTGGGACTTCGGCGACCTGTCCACGGTGACGGTCCATGTGCGCAGGCTGCGCGGGAAGGTGGAGGACGACCCGGCGGCGCCGCGGCTGATCCAGACGGTCTGGGGGGTCGGGTACCGCCTCGACGGCGGGGATCCGGGTGCGGGCGCGGTTCCCGGGGCGGACGCGGGCGCGACCCCGAAGCCGCCCGCGCCCTCGGCGCACGCGGTCACGACCCCCCACCCCCACTCCGGCGAGGCCACCCCCCAGCCATGA
- a CDS encoding sensor histidine kinase, which translates to MNDILLIAVYAFLGAVAAGLLGALLLRLLRHRSLVVSMTVVVAVAVTAMLAGTLAVAWQMFLSRHDLTVVTVVVAMAAAVSLATALLLGRWVVARSKALTLAARSFGTGGSFAAPEEPATAELAALTRELESTSARLAESRERERALESSRRELVAWISHDLRTPLAGLRAMAEALEDGVAAEPDRYLRQIRTEVERLNGMVGDLFELSRIHAGALALSPSRISVYDLVGDALAGADPLAREHGVRLVGRRIDAVPIEVDSKEMSRVLGNLLVNAIRRTPADGTVAVAAECSDDGVVLSVTDGCGGIPEEDLGRVFDTGWRGTHARTPPAGAGLGLAIVRGIVEAHEGRAAVRNVSGGCCFEVVLPQAGPA; encoded by the coding sequence ATGAACGACATACTCCTCATCGCCGTCTACGCCTTCCTCGGCGCCGTGGCCGCCGGACTGCTCGGCGCCCTCCTGCTGCGCCTGCTGCGGCACCGCTCCCTCGTCGTGTCGATGACCGTCGTCGTCGCCGTGGCCGTGACCGCGATGCTCGCCGGGACGCTGGCCGTGGCCTGGCAGATGTTCCTGTCCCGGCACGACCTCACCGTCGTCACCGTGGTCGTCGCCATGGCCGCCGCGGTGTCGCTGGCCACCGCGCTGCTGCTCGGCCGGTGGGTGGTGGCCCGCAGCAAGGCGCTGACGCTCGCGGCCCGTTCCTTCGGCACGGGCGGCAGCTTCGCCGCGCCCGAGGAGCCCGCGACCGCCGAACTCGCGGCCCTCACCCGGGAGCTGGAGTCGACCAGCGCGCGGCTGGCCGAGTCCCGGGAGCGTGAGCGGGCCCTGGAGAGCTCCCGCCGTGAGCTGGTCGCCTGGATCTCGCACGACCTGCGGACGCCCCTCGCGGGCCTGCGGGCCATGGCGGAGGCCCTGGAAGACGGCGTGGCGGCGGAGCCCGACCGCTATCTGCGGCAGATCCGCACGGAGGTGGAGCGCCTGAACGGCATGGTCGGCGACCTCTTCGAACTCTCCCGCATCCACGCGGGCGCCCTCGCCCTGTCACCGTCGCGGATCTCCGTGTACGACCTCGTGGGGGACGCGCTCGCCGGGGCGGACCCGCTGGCGCGGGAGCACGGCGTGCGGCTCGTGGGGCGGCGCATCGACGCGGTGCCGATCGAGGTGGACAGCAAGGAGATGAGCAGGGTCCTGGGGAACCTGCTGGTCAACGCGATCCGTCGGACCCCGGCCGACGGCACGGTCGCCGTCGCGGCGGAGTGCTCGGACGACGGCGTCGTGCTGTCCGTGACGGACGGCTGCGGCGGCATCCCCGAGGAGGACCTGGGCCGGGTCTTCGACACGGGCTGGCGCGGCACCCACGCCCGTACGCCCCCGGCGGGCGCGGGCCTGGGTCTCGCCATCGTGCGCGGCATCGTCGAGGCGCACGAGGGCCGGGCGGCGGTACGCAACGTCTCCGGAGGCTGCTGCTTCGAGGTGGTCCTGCCCCAGGCCGGACCGGCCTAG
- a CDS encoding NAD-dependent epimerase/dehydratase family protein codes for MRVLVTGGAGFIGTHVVDALLARGHEVVSYDAVLASAHEGPPRAARAGERLVVGDVRDPDGVASALAGVDAVCHQAAMVGLGKDFADAPAYVGCNDLGTAVLLAAMARAGLRDLVLAGSMVVYGEGRYTCARHGVVRPGPRAEKDLVAGCFEPRCPSCGAELAPGLVSEDAPADPRNVYATTKLAQEHLSAAWARSTDGRAVSLRYHNVYGPGMPRDTPYAGVAALFRSALARGEAPRVFEDGGQRRDFVHVRDVAAAAATALESVRDAGVAGTFTAYNTGSGEPRTVGEMARALADAHGGPAPVVTGEYRLGDVRHVTADSARLRAALGWRPEVGFAAGMREFAGAELR; via the coding sequence ATGCGGGTACTGGTCACCGGCGGAGCCGGGTTCATCGGAACACACGTCGTCGACGCGCTGCTCGCGCGCGGCCACGAAGTCGTCTCCTACGACGCGGTCCTGGCGTCGGCGCACGAGGGGCCGCCGCGCGCGGCGCGGGCCGGGGAACGGCTCGTCGTCGGGGACGTGCGCGACCCCGACGGCGTGGCGTCGGCGCTGGCCGGTGTCGACGCGGTGTGCCACCAGGCGGCGATGGTGGGGCTCGGCAAGGACTTCGCGGACGCGCCCGCGTACGTCGGCTGCAACGACCTGGGTACGGCGGTGCTGCTCGCCGCGATGGCGCGGGCCGGGCTGCGGGACCTGGTGCTCGCCGGCTCGATGGTCGTCTACGGAGAGGGGCGGTACACGTGCGCCCGGCACGGCGTGGTGCGGCCCGGACCGCGCGCCGAGAAGGACCTGGTGGCCGGGTGCTTCGAGCCGCGCTGTCCGTCCTGCGGCGCGGAGTTGGCGCCCGGCCTGGTGTCCGAGGACGCGCCCGCCGACCCGCGCAACGTGTACGCCACGACGAAGCTGGCACAGGAGCACCTGAGCGCGGCGTGGGCCCGCTCGACCGACGGCCGCGCCGTGTCGCTGCGCTACCACAACGTGTACGGCCCGGGCATGCCGCGTGACACTCCCTACGCCGGGGTGGCCGCCTTGTTCCGCTCGGCGCTCGCCCGCGGTGAGGCGCCGCGCGTCTTCGAGGACGGGGGCCAGCGGCGGGACTTCGTGCACGTACGGGACGTGGCGGCGGCCGCGGCGACGGCCCTGGAGTCCGTGCGGGACGCGGGGGTCGCCGGGACGTTCACCGCGTACAACACGGGCAGCGGCGAGCCCCGCACCGTCGGCGAGATGGCCCGCGCCCTCGCCGACGCCCACGGCGGACCCGCGCCGGTGGTCACCGGCGAGTACCGGCTCGGCGACGTCCGCCATGTGACGGCGGACTCGGCCCGCCTGCGGGCCGCGCTCGGGTGGCGGCCGGAGGTCGGCTTCGCCGCGGGGATGCGGGAGTTCGCGGGGGCGGAGCTGCGGTGA
- a CDS encoding helix-turn-helix domain-containing protein — translation MDATSEQIPQSPHTPVLAGLGVGPGDERVYRALLAAPGSTLTALAAATGLAEESVRGHVRSLAELGLLTGAADGTERLTPAPPDVALEVLALRRQEEIAHARLAAAALAEEFRAGRLRGEGSPVQVLRGREAIAQQFFQTQQTARTEMLILDKPPYVVEPLRRQDTVQRERLDKGLRYRAIYDQAGLDGPGRVEATRELAERGEESRVLADVPLKLVVADRRVALVPFVLPSEEEILVLQQSALLEGLIALFELLWQRATPLWPAAPAAHAGLSPEDELLLAHLRAGLTDSAIARRLGVAQRTVERRMSRIMAVLGVRTRFQAGVRTTALYGHGDEGRPGQGLTER, via the coding sequence ATGGACGCGACATCGGAGCAGATCCCGCAAAGCCCGCACACCCCTGTACTCGCCGGGCTCGGCGTCGGCCCCGGCGACGAGCGCGTGTACCGCGCGCTCCTCGCGGCCCCCGGCTCGACGCTCACCGCGCTCGCGGCGGCCACCGGCCTCGCCGAGGAGTCGGTGCGCGGGCACGTGCGCTCGCTGGCCGAACTGGGTCTTCTGACGGGAGCCGCGGACGGCACGGAGCGGCTCACCCCGGCCCCGCCCGACGTGGCGCTCGAAGTCCTCGCGCTGCGCCGCCAGGAGGAGATCGCGCACGCGCGCCTCGCCGCGGCCGCGCTCGCCGAGGAGTTCCGGGCCGGGCGGCTGCGCGGCGAGGGCTCGCCGGTGCAGGTGCTCCGCGGCCGTGAGGCCATCGCCCAGCAGTTCTTCCAGACCCAGCAGACGGCCAGGACCGAGATGCTGATCCTGGACAAGCCGCCCTACGTCGTGGAGCCGCTCAGGCGCCAGGACACCGTGCAGCGGGAGCGTCTCGACAAGGGCCTGCGCTATCGCGCGATCTACGACCAGGCGGGCCTCGACGGCCCCGGCCGCGTGGAGGCCACCCGGGAACTCGCCGAGCGCGGCGAGGAGAGCCGGGTCCTCGCGGACGTACCGCTGAAGCTGGTGGTCGCCGACCGCCGGGTGGCGCTCGTGCCGTTCGTGCTGCCCAGCGAGGAGGAGATCCTGGTCCTCCAGCAGTCCGCGCTGCTCGAAGGGCTCATCGCCCTCTTCGAACTCCTCTGGCAGCGCGCCACGCCCCTGTGGCCCGCCGCCCCCGCCGCCCACGCCGGCCTCTCCCCCGAGGACGAGCTCCTCCTCGCCCATCTGCGCGCCGGACTCACCGACAGCGCCATCGCCCGCCGCCTCGGCGTGGCCCAGCGCACGGTCGAGCGCCGGATGAGCCGGATCATGGCGGTGCTCGGGGTGCGGACGCGGTTCCAGGCGGGGGTCCGTACGACGGCGCTGTACGGGCACGGCGACGAGGGGCGTCCGGGACAGGGTCTTACGGAACGGTGA